Proteins from a single region of Peromyscus eremicus chromosome 9, PerEre_H2_v1, whole genome shotgun sequence:
- the LOC131919036 gene encoding LOW QUALITY PROTEIN: olfactory receptor 4Q3-like (The sequence of the model RefSeq protein was modified relative to this genomic sequence to represent the inferred CDS: inserted 1 base in 1 codon), with translation MMLFDILGLKKNENNSEVSRFVLLGLSSSWELQLFLFLAFLLIYVVTVLGNLLIVLVVQADAHLLQSPMYYFLSYLSFIDLCLSCVAVPKMLGDFLQKEKTISFSGCLAQIFFLHFLGASEMFLLTVMAYDRYVAICNPLHYLTVMNNHLRLQLVFACWCGGFIHSITQVIIVIQLPFCGPNELDNFYCDVPQVIKLACMDTYLVEVLMVSNSGILSLVCFLVLLFSYALILLTLRTHLHRGQSKALSTCASHLTVVSLIFVPCVFIYLRPFCSFSVDKVVSVFYTVITPMLNPLIYTLRNADMKRALEKLRRKXSDIPLPC, from the exons ATGAT GTTGTTCGATATCCTGggcttgaagaaaaatgaaaataactctGAGGTGTCACGATTTGTACTTCTGGGCCTGTCATCTTCCTGGGAGCTGCAGTTATTTCTCTTCTTagcatttttattgatttatgttgTTACTGTCCTGGGAAACCTTTTGATAGTGTTGGTGGTACAGGCTGATGCTCACCTGCTCCAGTCACCCATGTACTATTTCCTAAGCTATCTGTCTTTCATTGACCTATGCCTGAGCTGTGTTGCTGTCCCCAAAATGCTAGGAGATTTCCTACAGAAGGAGAAGACAATATCGTTTTCAGGATGCCTGGCCCAGATCTTCTTTCTTCACTTTCTGGGAGCCAGTGAGATGTTTCTCCTGACTGTAATGGCCTATGATAGGTATGTCGCCATATGCAACCCTCTACACTACCTGACTGTCATGAATAACCACCTGCGTCTTCAGTTGGTGTTTGCCTGCTGGTGTGGAGGTTTCATCCACTCTATCACACAGGTCATAATTGTCATCCAGCTGCCTTTCTGTGGTCCCAATGAATTGGACAACTTCTACTGTGACGTCCCCCAGGTCATCAAGCTGGCCTGCATGGACACTTACTTGGTGGAGGTGCTGATGGTCTCTAACAGTGGCATATTGTCTCTTGTCTGCTTCTTGGTCCTGCTCTTTTCCTATGCTCTCATCCTGCTCACTCTGAGAACTCACCTCCATCGGGGCCAGAGCAAGGCACTGTCCACCTGTGCCTCTCACCTGACAGTGGTCAGCTTGATCTTTGTGCCCTGTGTATTCATCTATTTGCGGCCATTCTGCTCCTTCTCTGTGGATAAAGTGGTCTCTGTGTTTTACACAGTGATCACACCTATGCTGAACCCCCTCATCTACACACTCAGAAATGCAGATATGAAGCGAGCTCTAGAAAAGCTGAGAAGGA CAAGTGACATCCCACTGCCTTGTTAA